In the genome of Candidatus Hydrogenedens sp., the window TTTGGATTTAAAGGTTTTGATATAAATTCATCAATTTTCATTTGTTTTTTTTCTTCTTCAGAACGGGGACTAATGTCATATCCTAATTTGGAGTTTATACCTGTAATCATAATAATAGGAATTTTTGATTTTTCATTATTAAAATCTCTTACTTTATTAACAAATCGTATCCCCTCATCAATTCCCCCCATCATCAAATCCGTAATAATTACTGAAGGTGTATTAGAGACTAAAAACTCAAGGGC includes:
- a CDS encoding response regulator; the protein is IIMVVDDDIDVQDFCKIVLEREDYRVIAFSNSESALEFLVSNTPSVIITDLMMGGIDEGIRFVNKVRDFNNEKSKIPIIMITGINSKLGYDISPRSEEEKKQMKIDEFISKPLNPKQLITALKKVIR